The genomic region AGCTCAGAAACAGCACGCGCTTCCGATAGGCGGGACTCTTCGATTCGTCGAGGTGCAGGCCCGCCCACCAGTCGACGGTGGTCGAGATCCAGATCAGCGAGAGGAAGCGCCAGTCCCAGGCGCCGTAGAAGACGTAGCTCGCGATCAGCAGCAGGTGATTCTGTCCGCGATGCGGAAGGCGGTAGTACAGCAGCAACACCACGCCCAGGAACACCGCGAACAGCAGGCTGTTGAAGACCATGGCGCTAGGAGTTATCGGCCCGGCGGCTCAAGCGCTCTAGTACCGGACGTGAGCCGTGTAGCTCAACATCACTTCCTTTCCGGCCGGCACCGCGATCGTCCACTGCAGCGTGTTGGCGTCCTTGCGCTCGAACGGGTGCGACTGCTGAGTGACCTCGACGTCGCCGCTCACCGCCTCCTCGACCACGATGGTGACGTCGGACTTCTTGCGATTGCGGAGCTTCACCTCGATTTTGTACTCGCGCTCGCGGTCCGAGAGCCTCCGGTTGAACACTTCTCGCCGCTCGGCCACCAGGTCGAACGCCTGTCCGACGTCGAGCGTCATCTTCTCGCCCTCGGCGGTGTGACCGATATGGGTCTCGCCCACGAACTGGAGATCCCCGGCGGGATCCGCTTCGAACACCCGGACGCGCCCGCCCGGCAGTGGCTGGCCGAGTCCGCTGGCCGCGTCGTTCCTCACCTCGACCTGGACGCGCACGCCGCGCGCGTCGGCGCGAGTGAGATAGCGAGGCGTCAGCTTGATCGCGCGGGGCTCGAGCATCGACAGCGACTGGGTCTCCCGATCCCGCAGCGTCGCGGGCTTGTCGAGCGTGTACAGGTGGTAATCCGCGAACTCCTGCTGCGACATGTCGGATTTCTCGGCCGCCGCGCTGAGCAGCGCCATGCGCGGCGCGATCGGCATCGGACCCTGGTCGCGCTGCGGCTCGCCCGCCACCAGCTTCACGGCCGCGTCGCGGAATTCGTGGCCGGTCGCATTCTCGATGGTGACGCGCGTCGACCAGGTGCCGCCGGTCTCGCCCTTGCGCACCAGCACGTGCTCGGCGCTCCACGACAGGCCGCCGGTGAGATAGCTGAGCTCGGCCTGAGCGCGCCCGCGCGAGCCCTCGACCACGGCCTCGACGGTGGGTCGCAGCGACAGCTCGGCAGGCGGGCTCGACAGCCGCATGGTCTCGACCGCGGCGCGCGAGAGCGTGGTGAGCGCGCCATCGTCGCCGCGCACCACCAGCCAGTTGCCGTCGGCGGCCACCAGCGTGCCCTCGGTGAGGCGATCGCCGCGGGTAGTGACACGTACCCGGCTGCCGCGGGCGCGATCCACCAGCGCATCGCCACTCGCGACGTCGTAGCGATAGGCGAGCCGCGTCACCCGCATCGAAGCGGCCGGCGGCGCG from Candidatus Sulfotelmatobacter sp. harbors:
- a CDS encoding DUF4139 domain-containing protein, which produces MRSRTFHALPAATVALSCLVLTADAEAAPHLTLYSHDLGFVRETREFELRSSPDTVRLADVSEQLDFASLRLAPPAASMRVTRLAYRYDVASGDALVDRARGSRVRVTTRGDRLTEGTLVAADGNWLVVRGDDGALTTLSRAAVETMRLSSPPAELSLRPTVEAVVEGSRGRAQAELSYLTGGLSWSAEHVLVRKGETGGTWSTRVTIENATGHEFRDAAVKLVAGEPQRDQGPMPIAPRMALLSAAAEKSDMSQQEFADYHLYTLDKPATLRDRETQSLSMLEPRAIKLTPRYLTRADARGVRVQVEVRNDAASGLGQPLPGGRVRVFEADPAGDLQFVGETHIGHTAEGEKMTLDVGQAFDLVAERREVFNRRLSDREREYKIEVKLRNRKKSDVTIVVEEAVSGDVEVTQQSHPFERKDANTLQWTIAVPAGKEVMLSYTAHVRY